The Sporolituus thermophilus DSM 23256 nucleotide sequence GGAACGGCCGACGTGGTGGCCGCCAATGTCGTTGCTGCCGACAGCGGCAAGACGGCGGTCGTCGACGAATATCGCCGCAATTGGCTGAAAGTGGTTAAAAGTGACGGCCACCGCCCCGGGCTGGAGATGCTTGACGCCAAGGCCGACTGGCTGGCGGCGGTGCGGCGTGATGCTCCTGTCGCCTACCGGACGGCGGCGCTGGCCGTCTTATACCTTACCGATAGGAATGGGTATGGCGCATTGGCCGCCTATTGGCAGCTGCGGGCCGGCGGCAAGCCGCCCGAGCCCGCCTTTCAGCAGGCTTTCGGTCTTTCTTCCGCCCAATTTGCGGCCCAGTTTGCCGCCTGGCTGGCCCAGCAGGACAGCAAAAGATAAAAAGGCGGATAATAGTCCAGGGCTTTATATTATGGCAGAAAATATATTTGACGTCTTGCGTTCACTATGTTATAGTAAAACGAGTTCAGTTTGCCGCCACAGGCATTTGCCTTCGCACTCCAGTCCTTTCTCTGCACTGCATTGGTAATTTTGTGGCTAATTCTGAGATCAGTAATTGCCAATACAGTTTAGGAGGAGGCAACAATGATGAGTGTTGAAAAACAGGTGAGAAAGCTGTGCAAGCAGCTCATTCGCCTTGGTTATTATCCGTTCCAGATTCGCAGCATGGTGCAGGAGGCCATCGGCACCGTTATCATGGATGACATGGATGAACAACAGCAAAAGCGACTGGTGAACGTACTGCAAAAGTATGTGGAACTGGGTAATGACTTTCTGTTAAGCTATAGCAAATAAAAAATCCCTTCTGCTTTGGGCAGAAGGGATTTTTTATTTGCTACCCGTTGCGTATTTTGCGTCCTTGACAGTTTCAACATTTCTTTAAATTTATGATGGAAATATTTTATTAATAATGATATAATGAAGGAAAAGTTTCATAACACGAGGAGGGAGTAAAATGGATAACGTTTTTTATCGCAATTTGACCAAAACATATCTGGAAGTCGACCATGGCGAAGGCATTTACCTCTACGACAAGGACGGCAACCGTTACATGGATGCCTGCTCAGGCGCGGCGGTGTCTAACCTCGGCCATGCCCATCCCCGCGTGATCAGGGCTATGACCGAGCAAGCCCAAAAGGTGGCTTTTAGCCATTTATCACGCTGGACTTCCGGGCCGATCAAGGAGCTGGCTGACCTCGTAGCCAGCCTTGCCCCTGGTTCGCTCAACAAGCTCTATTTAGTTTCCGGCGGTTCGGAGGCCACTGAGGCCGCGCTTAAGATGGCCCGCCAGTATTATCTCGAACGGGACGGCAAAACGGGGAAGTACCGGGTGATTTCCCGCTGGAAGAGTTTCCACGGCAACACGATCGGGGCCTTGTCCATGACCGGTGACAAACGCCGCAAGAAATATGCGCCGCTGTTGTTGAACTTTCCCCATGTCGCTCCGGCTTACTGCTACCGCTGTCCTTTCGGCAAAGAACAGGAGACTTGCGCCGTGGAGTGTGCTCTGGATCTCGAACGCGTCATCAAGCTGGAAGGGGCCGACACCATTGCCGCCTTCATCGCCGAGCCGGTAGGCGGAGCGGCCTGCGGCGCCATTGTTCCCCATAAGGACTATTTTAAAATCGTCCGCGAAATCTGCGACCACTACGACATCCTGCTGATCGCCGACGAAGTTATGACCGGGTTCGGGCGGACCGGGGCAATGTTCGCCATCGAAGATTACGGCGTCGTACCCGATATGATCTGTGCGGCCAAAGGTATGAGCGCCGGCTATTCGCCCCTCGGTGCCGTCATTGTCAAAGACGAAATTTACGAGACCTTCAAACAGGGTTCGGGCATTTTCGTTCACGGGCACACTTACGGTGGCAACCCCCTCTCGGCGGCAGTGGCCGTAGCGGTCATCAGGACTTTAATCGAAGATAATCTTGTCGAAAACTCTCGTGTTATTGGTAGTTATCTTCTGGAGCAACTGCGGGAAAAATTGCAGCCCTTCTGGTTTGTCGGCGATGTCCGCGGCAAAGGCCTGATGCAGGGCGTAGAAATCGTCAAAAACAAAGCGACGAAAGAACCGTTCCCTGCTGCTTTGGGGCTGGCCGAAAAATTAACGGTGACGCTGATGAAACATGGCGTTGTGGTTTATCCCGGCAGCGGCAATGCCGACGGGGAAAACGGTGATCAGTTCCTTCTGGCGCCGCCGCTCATCATCACCAAAGAACAGGCCGACGAATTGGTTAATGCCATGGTGGCCGGCTTTGCCGAATTTGACAAGTCAATTTCCCAGTACAAATAAGGGGGGAGCCGACATGGAAAAGCTAATTATTACCGTTGCGCCTACCGGCAATGTGCCAACAAAAGCAATGACGCCTTTCGTTCCGGTCACGCCGGAGGAAATCGCCGAGGACATTGCGGCTTGCTATGAAAAAGGAGCGGCCGTGGCGCATATTCATGCCCGCAACGAAGAGGGCAGACCCACGCACGAAATCAAGTTTTTTGCCGAAATTCTCCGCCGTCTGGACGAAAAGGGCTGTCCCATTATCCGGCAAATTTCCACGGGGGCCCGGGCCGGCAAAACCGCCCAGGACCGGGCCGAAGCCCTGGCGCTTAATCCGGCATCCGCGAGCCTTGCGACAGGTTCGTCCAATTTTCCCGCATCGGCCAATGTTAATGATCCCGCGCTGATTGAGTATCTGGCGAAAATCATGCTGGAGCGAAATATCAAGCCGGAACTGGAAATATTTGATACCGCCATGATTAATAATGCCGTCCAGCTGCACAAGGCCGGTCTTCTTAAGGAACCGCTGCTGTTTAATCTGGTGCTGGGGGTAAAGGGGTCGCTGCCGGCTACGCCGAAAAACCTCTTTTTCCTGGTGGAAAGCCTGCCGCCCAATTCCGTCTGGAGCGTGTCGGTGGTTGGTCCGCAGCATGTGCCGCTTTCCATGATCGCCATGGCTTTAGGCGGCCATGTCCGCGTCGGGGTTGAGGACAATATTTATTACAGCAAAGGCGTACTGGCTACCAATGTCACCCTTGTCGAGCGGATTGTGAATATTGCTCGGGCAATGGGTAGGGAAATCGCCACGCCGGACGATGTAAAGCGAATATGGGGAGTGAATTAAGATCAAAGCAGCCCAGGAGTCATCCTGGGCTGCTTTAGTCATTCGGAGTGGTATACCCGGTAGCTTTCCCATACTGCTTCCATTTGGCGCAGTATGTCCGCCGTCTTGGCGCTGTCGCGGGCGCCTACGGCCAGAATTAAGGCGTTAATGAGGCTGAGCGGCGCGGCAAAAGAATCGACGAATGAGATTTGCTGGCTGCGGGCGGTCAGGACATGATGGCTATACGGCGCCAGCGGCGAAGTAAGCGAATCCGTTATGGCAAGGACCCGTGCCCCGTTTTCCCGGGCATATTTTATGCCTTCGACGGTCTGTCTGGTATAGCGGGGAAACGAAATGCCGATCACCAAATCCCCCGGGCCGGCCGGCCTGATCTCCTCGAAAAATGTTCCCACGCCGTGGATGAGGCGGCTGTTTTGTAAAAGGAGCTGGAGGTAAAAATGGAGGAAATAGCCTAACGCTGTGGCGCTGCGCAAACTTATGATATAAATATTGCGGGCCAGGATGATTTCGTTGACGGCTTTTTCAAAGTCGGCGCCGGTAATTTCCTCCATGGTTAATTGAATATTGCTGATGTCGGCGCTTAATGCTTTGTGCGGCAGATTGGTTTGTCCGTCCAGCAACGCCAGCCGCAGCCGCTCCACGGTCGTAATTTTAGTTTTAACCATGTCCTGCAAAGCCTGTTGGAGTTCGGGGTACCCTTTGTAGTTTAGCGCCATGGCGAAACGGATGACGGTTGCTTCACTAACGCCAAGGGTTTGGCCGAGCTCTTTGGCGGTGAGAAAAACGGCCTTGTCGTAGTGGTCCAGGAGATATTCGGCAATTTTTTTATGACTGGCGCTCATGCCGGGGTAATGCGCCTGTATGTTTTGGACCAGGGAAGGTTTCATACGTTATTCACCTCAGACAAGCGTCTATTGTTATCATTATACCGGATGCGAGAAAAACAATGAACAACATCCTGATTTAAGGACCTTTTTCTAAAGATAATCTAAAAAAACGTAGCGATAATACAGTCATAGCCCCCACAAAAATACCAAATAAACGAAAGGGTGTTAAGTTATGAACAAAACCAAGAAGTGGCTGCTGGCGGTTAGTATTGCCACCATGTTTGCGGCGAACGGCGTAGTTATGGCCGCGACGACTGCCGAGCAGCAAGGCGCTCCCGATGACGCACGGCCTGCTTCGATGGGCAAAGGCCATTTTGCGCACAAAGGCGGCATGAGACATTTCAAGGGAGATAATACTGCGCTGCTTGAATTGTTGAAAATAGACGCCGCGACCTTTAAGAGCGAGATACAAGCCGGTAAATCTTTGGTTGCTATCGCCAGGGAGCACGGCGTATCTGAGCAAGCGCTGAAAGACTTTTTGGTCAACCAAATGAGCCAACGCCTGGACGAAGCGGTCAAGACAGGCCGGATTGATGCGGCCAAAGCGGAGAAAATGAAAGCCGGAATTGAGGAGCGCGTAGCGGATATGATAAACGGTAAAGGACCGCGGCATGCTGGCCGCGCCCCCATGCGCGGACACGGCATATTTGGGGATGCCAAGCTGCTGGCCCTACTAAAGATTGACGCGGCAACGCTGAAAAACGAGCTGGGCGCCGGCAAGACTTTGGTTGCGATTGCCCAGGAACATGGCGTTTCCGAACAGGCGCTTAAAGATTTTATGGTAGGAGAAATGACCAAGAGAATTGAAGAAGGCGTGAAAGCAGGCCGTATTTCTGCCGATAAAGCGGAAGCAATGAAAGTTAATATTGAGAGCCGCGTATCCGCCATGATTAACGGTAAAGGTCCCAAGCCTGGACACAAGTGGGGAGCGCACTAAATAACAGCCGAGAGACAGGGAACAGGTACTTGCCGGTGCAAGTGTCTGTTCCCACTATGATTTCCCGGAAGATTACCGGTTATGTTGCTTTAATTTTAGCAAGACCGTAAACACTATTGAAAGTAAAGTATTATAGATTGGCAAAATATTTGGCTCTGCACGGAGGTTAACATGCGAATTCTCGTCGTCGAAGATGACAATGCATTGCGCGAAGCAGTCGTCTCGTTATTGACCGAAGAGAATTATCTTGTCGACGAAGCGGCAACCGGGGACGAGGGTCTATATCTGGCGGAACAAGGGATACACGATCTGCTGATACTGGATATCATGCTGCCGGAAATTAACGGCCTGGAAATAATCAGAAGAGTTCGCGAGGCCGGGCATACGGCGCCGATTTTATTGTTAACGGCACGGGACAGTGTGGCTGATCGCGTCTATGGGCTCGAAACCGGGGCCGATGACTATTTAGTAAAGCCCTTTGCCATACCGGAACTATTAGCCAGGATAAAAGCCTTGCTACGGCGCAGGGGTAATCTGGGAAAAGACGGTACAATAAGCTATGGCGGTGTCACGGTAGATGCTAAGGTGCGGGACGGCTTTATCGAAGGCCGGCCGCTTGGGCTAACCACGAAAGAGTATGAACTGTTGGAGTTCCTGGTGTTAAATAAGGAACAGATTTTAACCAGAGAGCAAATCTTCGACCGGGTCTGGGGCTTTGCCTCCGAAACGACGATTAGCGTGGTTGACCTATATATTCACTACCTGCGTAAAAAGTTGGCCCCCTTCAACCGGGACGGACTAATCCAAACCGTACGCGGCGCAGGGTTTATGCTTAAGGAGAAATAGCTTATGTTTCAACGGACGCTACGCCGCTTGTCGGTAATTAACTCGGTGGTATTTTTGTTGATTTTTTTGACCTTTGGCGCCGTGCTGTACGGCTACGTGTCTTATCGGTTGTTTGATAAAGTTGATGATGCTATGCGGTTTAAGGCGGAAAGTTTTAAAATTACGAATGGCCGCGTGGCTAACCCGGGCCGCGGCCGGTTTCTGTTTGATCCGCGCATCATTATATTGCTGCGCGATGCCCAGGGGAGGGTTACGAACATATTTTCCAGCGAAGTTGCCGATTTGGAGCGGCTCACCGCTTTGGCATCCCAAGTGAATACAGATGAAATCCAAATCAGAGAATTTGAGAACCATGCCTATCGGATTATTAGTCTCCCTTACCGGTATGAGGAAAACGTGCTGCAGACCGAGCGCGGGCCAATTGCCGTAAAAGACGTTATCGCCGTGAGTATTGTCGATTCCGAGGTCGCCTTATTGCGCAATCTTTTTATGATTATCATTAGTGGATTGATTATGGGAATGATTATTATCATTCTGGCAGGGTATTACCTGGCAAGGCGGGCGATGGTCCCCATTCAGGCGGCCTGGGAGAAACAGCAGCAGTTTGTTGCCGATGCTTCGCATGAACTCAGGACGCCGCTGGCCGTCATAAAAAGCAACGCTGAACTTATGCTGCGACATCCAGACCATACCATAGAAGAAGAAAGCATTCGGGTTACGAACATAGTCAGAGAAGTCAGGCGGATGACGAAGTTGGTTGCCGATTTGCTCACTTTAGCCAGGGCCGATGCCAACCAGGCTGAACTACAACTAGAACTTGTCAATTTAAACGAGCTGGTTGCTTCCGTTGCTGAGCAGTTTGGACCGCTGGCAGAATTGGAAGGTCATATGCTGAGAGTAGCAATGGCTGAAGAGTTGAAACTGACGGGAGACAGGGAACGGCTGTATCAGCTTTTGGTTATATTGCTGGACAATGCCGTAAAATATACGCCGCCACCCGGACACATCCTAATAACCGGGGCCAAGCAAGGCGGTCATATTTTGGTCACTGTCGAGGATTCCGGTCAGGGTATCCCCCCCGAGGACTTACCCCGTGTTTTCGACCGGTTTTACCGCGGCGATAAAGCCCGGTCGCGGGAAAAAGGCGGAACAGGTTTGGGATTGGCGATTGCCAAATGGATTGTCGAAAAGCACGGCGGCAAGATAGGGGTGGAGAGCACAGTCGGCGCCGGGACAAAGTTCAGCATCCTTTTGCCTGTAAAATGGATAAAACGGAACTCCTTTTAGGCCATGGGCTTTTAGCCGGTGGCTTTTAATTTTATTACGGCATGAGCGTACTACCCTGAAAACGAGGTGTGCCAGCGCTTTTTTTGGGCAAGGGCCTGGCTTTCTAAAAAAAATCTAAAACTTATCATTTATAATTTAGTCATTATTAATGAGCCAGAGCGTATACAAGACCGGACAACCAGGGGGAACACCAATAAAACTTGGACAAATTGATTTAAGGAGGTTGCTACACATAATGCGGAGGTTAAAAAATAGCGCTGCCGTTATTACCGCCGGTCTAATTATTTTGCAACAGTCATTTTTGTTCGCCGCGCCGATCAAGCTGTCGCTGGCCGAAAGCATTGATTTGGCGTTAAAAAATAACCCGGCGATCCAAATAGCGCAAGAAGACAAAGAGCGGTCGCTGTGGGGGGTTAGTGAGGCCAAAGCAGGAAAGCTGCCGAGCATTTCATTTGGCAGCAGTTACAGTTTTCAGGACCGGGGCGCTGATGGACCTGGCCAAGACAGCCTAAATAGCAGCTTAAGAATGAGCTGGCAGCTTTACAACGGTGGCCGGACCGAGGCGCAGATTAAGCAGGCTGAGCTTGGCGTTACCACCGCGGACATAAATGTATTAAAAGCCAAACAGCAACTGATCCTCGACACTACTACGGCTTACTATAGTGTTCTTTTGGCTAAGAATATGCTGGCCGTTAATGAGGAAACCGTTAATAATTTAAAGGCCCACCTGGAGGTAGTGCAGGCAAAATACGAAGCGGGCACGGTAGCCAAGTCTGACGTCCTGCGGGCGGAAGTGGAACTGGCCAATGCCGAACAAAACCTGATAAAAGCGCAAAACCAGTATGAGTTGGCGGTATCAAATTTACTTACTACCATGAATATGGATGCGGGGACCGACCTTCAGTTGGAAGGCGAGCTGCAGTATCAGCCTGACCCAAGAACCCTGGCGGAATTAATCGCCGTTGCCAAACAAAACCGGCCTGAGATCGCTCAAGCCAAGGCAAGTATTGAAAGTGCCGAAAGCGGGGTAAAGATTGCCGAAAGCGGCAAGCTCCCCACCGTTTCTTTATCGGCCACAACCGGTTGGAACGACAGCCTGCTGCCAAGCGATAATAACTGGTCAGTGGGGCTCGCGGCAAACTGGAACCTGTTTGACGCCGGGGTGACGAAGGCCAAAATAAAAGAGGCCGAAGCCGCTCTCGACAAAGCTAACCTGCAAGCTGAGCAAGTCGCAGATACGGTGGAGCAAGAAGTCCGGCAGAGCTATCTCGGCATGAAGGAGGCGGAAAAACGTCTCGCAACGACCGAGACGGCGGTTAATAAGGCCAAAGAAGACCTTTATATTGCCCAGGAAGCATATAAAGTCGGCGTACGCACCAACCTGGACGTAATCGATGCCCAACTGGCGCTCACTCAGGCCAAGACCAATCATGTCCAAGCCCTCTACGATTATAACGTGAACAAAGCCAAATTGGATAAAGCGGTAGGCTTAGAAACGAAGTAGCGAAAATGACGGAGGTAAGTTATGAGGGAAATATGGCTTAAAACTAAGCAGCATAAAAAGTGGCTGCTCTTAGGACTGGGCGGTCTGGCCGCAGTTATCGCCGGTTTAATCTTCGCGCAAGGCGCCGGCAAGATGTCGGCGGCTGCGCCGCAGCAAGTTATCCGGGTGGAACGCGGCGACATCGTTGCCACCGTGGCGGCAACCGGCACAATCAAACCGGTAAATATGGTTGATATCAGTTCAAAGATAACGGCGCAGATCAAAGAGGTAAAAGTGAAGGAGAACGACCAGGTAAAGGCCGGCCAAGTTCTCGTAATATTGGAAGACAGCGGGCTCCGGGCCCAGGTAACCCAGGCCAAAGAGCGGCTCGATAATGCCGCGGTCAAATATGAGCGTATCGCCAGGCTGAACACTATCGGCGGCGCATCAAAAGAACAGCTTGATGACGCCCGTATGGACTATAACATCGCCAAGGCAAGCTACGACGAAGTAATGTCAAAACTAAGCGAGACAGTGATAGTTTCGCCCATTGACGGCAGTGTGATCGGCAAACCGCTTTCCGCCGGCGAAATGGTGGCGCAGGGCGTTAACAACCCGACCGTAATTTTGACGGTGGCCGATATGTCGAAAATGCAGATCGAAGCGCAAGTGGACCAAACCGATATTGGTAAAGTGGCGCTTGGCCAAAAAGTCACCTTTACCGTTGATGCTTATCCCGGTAAAGAGTTTGCGGGTACGGTGGCTACCATTTCCAAAAAACCGGTTGTCCAGCAGAATGTCACCTACTATCCGGTAACGATCGACGTTATTAATGCGGAAAACCTGCTAAATCCCGGGATGATTGCCAGGGTGTCCATCACGGTCAGCGAAAGGAAAGGCGTGATGACCTTGCCGCTTGCGGCGATACGGACCGATAAAACCGGCAAGTATGTTGTCGTTGTCGGGGATAACGGCCAGACTCAGAATGTGCCGGTCACTACCGGCAGTGTTGGTGATGACCGGGTAGAAATTACCAGCGGGCTCAAGGAGGGCGATAAAGTTGTCGTATCGCTGCCGAAGACACAGGCACAAGGGCAAACCGGCGGCGGTCAACAAGGACGGCCTTCCTCCAATCCGCTTAACATGATGCGCCGCATGTAAGGAGGCCGGAAAATGGGGATTGAGTTATCTGATATAACCAAGATCTACCAAATGGGCGACACGCCGGTCGCTGCCCTGGCCGGCGTGACCTTAAAGATCCGGGAAGGCGAGTTTACCGCCATCATGGGGCCGTCGGGTTCAGGTAAATCGACGTTAATGAATATCTTGGGCTGCCTGGACCGGCCGACAAGCGGGTCGTATCTGCTGGACGGCCAGGAAGTATCGTCGCTGACTGACGATGAACTGGCACTGACCCGAAATAAAAAGATCGGGTTTGTCTTTCAGAACTTCAACCTGCTGCCGCGGATGTCGGCCCTCGACAACGTAGCCTTGCCGCTTGTTTACGCAGGTGTCGGCCGTAAAGAACGGCAGAAACGGGCAGCGGCAGCATTGGCGGCCGTTGGTTTGGAGAACAGGATGAACCACTTGCCCAACGAGTTGTCAGGTGGCCAGCGCCAGCGGGTTGCCATTGCGCGGGCGCTGGTAAACGAGCCGTCCATTATTATGGCCGACGAGCCTACCGGTGCCCTTGATACCAAGTCAGGCAATGAGGTAATGGAAATCTTTCAAAGCCTCAACTCCTTCGGACGGACGATTATCCTGGTAACCCACGAACCCGATATTGCCGCCTATGCCAGAAGGGTAATCCACGTCCGGGACGGGCGCATCGTCCGCGACACAGAAAGGGATGATTAATGTGTTCCGGGAAAGTGTAAAAATTGCCTTAAATGCATTGGTCGCCAACAAATTGCGCTCTGTCCTTACCATGCTCGGCATTATCATCGGGGTAGGCGCGGTCATCGCCATGGTTTCGATCGGCATGGGCGTGCGGGATAAGGTGCAAAACTCGATTGCCAGCCTCGGGAGCAACCTCATCATTGTTACCCCGGGGGCGGCTTCTTCTTCCGGTATCCGGCAAGCAGCGGGGACGAATACTACGTTGACGCTGAAAGATGCACAGGCCATTGCCCGTGAGATTCCCGGCGTAAGTGCGGTCGCTCCCAGCGTCGGCCGGCAGTATCAGGTCGTTGCGGGCAACCAGAACTGGACTACCAACGTCCAAGGAACAACTCCGGAATATATGGATGTCCGCAATTTAAGCGTCCAGAGCGGCAGTTTTATTACCAACGAAGATGTGGAAGCAAGAAACCGCGTAGCCGTTATTGGCTCCACGGTTGCCGGCAATTTGTTCGGCAACGGAAATCCGGTCGGCCAAAATATCCGTATTAATAACGCCCCGTTTAAGGTGATCGGCGTACTGGAAAGTAAAGGCCAGTCGGCCGGGGGCCAAGACCAGGACGATATTGTTATTATTCCCCTTACTACTGCCCAAGAACGGCTGATGGGGATTACGTATATCCAGACAATCAGTGTACAGGCGGCCAGCGCCGATGTTATCGACCAAGTTCAGGACAGTATTACCGGCCTGTTGCGGTCGCGTCACCGCATTACGCCCGACAAACCGGACGACTTTACGGTGCGCAACCTCGCCAGCGTAATGGCCACAGCTCAGGAGACGACTTCCACCATCACTATGCTGCTAGGCAGTATAGCGGCGATTTCCCTCGTGGTCGGCGGTATTGGCATTATGAACATCATGCTGGTATCTGTCACCGAACGGACGCGGGAAATAGGCATCCGCAAGGCGTTAGGGGCAAGATATTCTAATATCCTTATGCAATTTCTGATTGAGGCGGTCGTTATCGGCGTAATCGGCGGCGTTATCGGCATCGCACTGGGTATAGGCTGTTCTTACGCAATTTCCTCCTTTGCCGGCTGGAATACCGTTATCACTCCGTTGCCTATTTTAGTGTCTTTTGCTTTTTCCGTCGGCATCGGTCTGTTCTTTGGACTGTACCCGGCCCGAAAAGCGGCGCTATTAAATCCCATTGACGCGCTAAGGTACGAATAGAAAAAATTTAAGCCTCTGCCATGGCAATAGAGCGCAAATCCCCGGTAGCGTTTGGACGCAACCGGGGATTTGTCTTAGCCAAGGTGTTTTCTGACAAAGCGGCCGATGCGTTCGAGGGCTTCGGCCAGATTGGCGGCTGAGTTGGCATACGAGCAGCGTACATAGCCTTCGCCGCTGTCGCCGAAGGCGCTGCCGGGTACCAGCGCAACTTTTTCCTCCTTTAGCAGTGTTTCGGCAAAGGAGAGCGAATCCATACCGGTTTCTTTGATGGAGGGAAAGATGTAGAAGGCGCCTTTTGGTTCAAAGCAGGTCAGGCCCATTTCCCTAAAACCGTTAAGCATCAGGCGGCGGCGCCGGTTGTATTCGGATACCATTTTCTCTACGCTGGCCTCGCCGTTGCGCAGCGCCTCAATGGCGGCCACCTGGGCCGTGATGGGGGCGCACAGCATGGTATACTGATGAATTTTTGTCATCGCGGCAATGAAGTCCGGATTAGAACAGGCGTAGCCCAGCCGCCAGCCGGTCATGGCATAGGCTTTGGAAAAGCCGTTGAGCAGGATGGTCCGGTCCCGCATATCCGGCAGGCTGGCGAAGCAGGTGTGTGTGCCTTCGTATGTTAACCGGCCGTAAATCTCGTCAGAAATGACAATAAGATCATGTTTTTTGACAAAGGCGGCAATTTGTACCAGTTCCTCCCGGGTCATAACCGCGCCGGTGGGGTTGTTGGGGTAGCCGATGACCAGCACCTTGGTGCGGGGGGTGATATAGGCCTCAAGGAGGGCCGGCGTCAGGCGGAACTCGTTGTCAATGGTGGTTGGCACCGGGATGGGTTTGCCGCCGGCGAGGGTAAC carries:
- a CDS encoding aminotransferase class I/II-fold pyridoxal phosphate-dependent enzyme codes for the protein MTWADRVSPLVKSIPPSGIRRFFDIVAEMKGVISLGVGEPDFITPWHIRESCIHGLHRGYTAYTSNFGLLELREEIARLLARDYQVTYDPRKEVLVTVGVSEAFDLAMRAVLSPGDEVLVPEPSYVSYKACVTLAGGKPIPVPTTIDNEFRLTPALLEAYITPRTKVLVIGYPNNPTGAVMTREELVQIAAFVKKHDLIVISDEIYGRLTYEGTHTCFASLPDMRDRTILLNGFSKAYAMTGWRLGYACSNPDFIAAMTKIHQYTMLCAPITAQVAAIEALRNGEASVEKMVSEYNRRRRLMLNGFREMGLTCFEPKGAFYIFPSIKETGMDSLSFAETLLKEEKVALVPGSAFGDSGEGYVRCSYANSAANLAEALERIGRFVRKHLG
- a CDS encoding ABC transporter permease, translating into MINVFRESVKIALNALVANKLRSVLTMLGIIIGVGAVIAMVSIGMGVRDKVQNSIASLGSNLIIVTPGAASSSGIRQAAGTNTTLTLKDAQAIAREIPGVSAVAPSVGRQYQVVAGNQNWTTNVQGTTPEYMDVRNLSVQSGSFITNEDVEARNRVAVIGSTVAGNLFGNGNPVGQNIRINNAPFKVIGVLESKGQSAGGQDQDDIVIIPLTTAQERLMGITYIQTISVQAASADVIDQVQDSITGLLRSRHRITPDKPDDFTVRNLASVMATAQETTSTITMLLGSIAAISLVVGGIGIMNIMLVSVTERTREIGIRKALGARYSNILMQFLIEAVVIGVIGGVIGIALGIGCSYAISSFAGWNTVITPLPILVSFAFSVGIGLFFGLYPARKAALLNPIDALRYE